One Actinoplanes missouriensis 431 DNA segment encodes these proteins:
- a CDS encoding NAD(P)H-dependent flavin oxidoreductase, whose product MRTDLCDLLGIDVPIVGFSPSEQVVAAISRAGGLGVLGCVRFNDGDELDRVLTWLDSEVGGRPYGVDVVMPGRVPTEGTPADLGKLIPDGHRDFVERTLLRLGVPPLGVDEPRRAGVLGWLHSVARTHVDVALTHRPRLIANALGPPPPDVIARAHAHGLAVAALAGRADHARSHLAGGVDIVVAQGYEAGGHTGEIASMVLVPEVVDAVGADVPVLAAGGIGSGRQIAAALALGARGVWMGSVWLGTAEYQTTEALRQALLDARSSDTVRTRIYTGKPARLLRNRWTEAWADESAPSPLPMPLQNLLVSGAHDRLMESGDPTVVPMPVGQIVGRMNEVRPVAAVLADLVTEADETLARLGKMA is encoded by the coding sequence GTGCGGACTGACCTCTGCGACCTCCTCGGCATCGACGTCCCGATCGTCGGCTTCAGCCCGTCCGAGCAGGTCGTCGCGGCGATCAGCCGGGCCGGCGGGCTCGGCGTGCTGGGCTGCGTCCGGTTCAACGACGGCGACGAGCTCGACCGTGTCCTGACCTGGCTGGACTCCGAGGTGGGCGGCCGCCCCTACGGCGTCGACGTCGTCATGCCCGGTCGGGTGCCGACCGAGGGCACCCCGGCGGACCTCGGCAAGCTCATCCCGGACGGGCATCGCGACTTCGTCGAGCGGACCCTGCTGCGCCTCGGCGTGCCACCGCTCGGCGTCGACGAGCCCCGGCGGGCGGGCGTTCTCGGGTGGCTGCACTCGGTGGCCCGTACCCATGTCGACGTGGCCCTGACCCACCGGCCGCGCCTGATCGCCAACGCCCTGGGCCCGCCGCCGCCGGACGTGATCGCCCGGGCCCATGCGCACGGCCTGGCCGTGGCCGCCCTCGCCGGACGCGCCGATCACGCGCGCAGCCACCTGGCCGGCGGGGTCGACATCGTGGTGGCGCAGGGCTACGAAGCGGGCGGGCACACCGGGGAGATCGCCAGCATGGTGCTGGTCCCGGAGGTCGTCGACGCGGTCGGCGCGGACGTGCCGGTGCTCGCGGCCGGCGGGATCGGCAGCGGCCGGCAGATCGCGGCGGCTCTCGCCCTCGGCGCCCGTGGCGTGTGGATGGGCTCGGTCTGGCTGGGCACCGCGGAGTACCAGACGACGGAGGCGCTGCGGCAGGCGCTGCTGGACGCGCGGTCCAGCGACACGGTCCGGACCCGGATCTACACGGGCAAGCCGGCCCGGCTGCTGCGCAACCGCTGGACCGAGGCGTGGGCGGACGAGTCGGCGCCGAGCCCGCTGCCGATGCCCCTGCAGAACCTGCTGGTCTCCGGGGCGCACGACCGCCTGATGGAGTCCGGTGACCCCACGGTCGTGCCGATGCCGGTGGGGCAGATCGTCGGCCGGATGAACGAGGTCCGCCCGGTCGCCGCGGTCCTCGCCGATCTGGTCACCGAAGCGGACGAGACCCTTGCCCGGCTCGGCAAGATGGCGTGA
- a CDS encoding nucleoside triphosphate pyrophosphohydrolase family protein, with product MSYLNPHTHRLDYNKTLADMTAEIRTNNIEKGWRSAAGGPGDNTWGDYVALLHTEISEALEAYRDWKLDDATGRNTAKPDKPEGVGSEFADILIRLLDMCDIFGITPFDMDAELADVSPIPTTAVSFGDHMAWLHEKAAAINVTWKTRDDLACNMLRALVTVAGKFGVDMTFEYERKIAYNRSRSFQHGGRSLTGTGA from the coding sequence ATGAGCTACCTCAACCCGCACACCCACCGCCTCGACTACAACAAAACCCTCGCCGACATGACCGCCGAGATCCGCACCAACAACATCGAGAAAGGCTGGCGGTCCGCGGCCGGCGGCCCCGGCGACAACACGTGGGGTGACTACGTTGCCCTGCTCCACACGGAGATCTCCGAAGCACTGGAGGCGTACCGCGACTGGAAACTCGACGACGCCACCGGCCGCAACACCGCGAAGCCGGACAAGCCTGAGGGCGTCGGCTCTGAGTTCGCCGACATCCTGATCCGGCTCCTCGACATGTGCGACATCTTCGGGATCACGCCGTTCGACATGGACGCCGAACTCGCCGACGTGTCCCCCATCCCCACCACAGCGGTGTCGTTCGGTGACCACATGGCGTGGCTCCACGAGAAAGCCGCGGCCATCAACGTCACCTGGAAGACCAGGGATGATCTGGCCTGCAACATGCTGCGTGCCCTGGTGACCGTCGCCGGCAAGTTCGGCGTCGACATGACGTTCGAGTACGAGCGCAAGATCGCCTACAACCGGAGCCGCAGCTTCCAGCACGGCGGACGCAGCCTGACCGGAACCGGCGCATGA
- a CDS encoding nucleotidyltransferase domain-containing protein — protein MTEPSKILLSGIVGSTAYGLAGPDSDIDRLGVFAAPTADFHGLDFPQESVVSSKPDITLHEARKYASLALSGNPTVSELMWLPDNLYETRHPLGDELIGIRQAFLSAKRTRDAYLGYATQQFKRLEARGDGSFSADTRKRTAKHARHLLRLCSQGLELFSTGQLRIRLDDPQRYLDFGERVADGDIDHARRVMAGYEAAFDEKPSVLPDEPNRAVVEAWLRRVRAAFYEVQR, from the coding sequence GTGACCGAGCCCAGCAAAATCCTCCTGTCCGGCATCGTCGGCTCCACCGCCTACGGTCTCGCCGGCCCCGACTCCGACATCGACCGCCTCGGTGTGTTCGCCGCACCCACCGCCGACTTTCACGGCCTCGACTTCCCGCAAGAGTCAGTGGTGTCGAGCAAGCCAGACATCACCCTCCACGAAGCCCGGAAATACGCCAGCCTCGCCCTCAGCGGGAACCCCACCGTCTCCGAGCTGATGTGGCTGCCCGACAACCTGTACGAGACCCGGCATCCGCTCGGTGACGAACTGATCGGCATCCGGCAGGCCTTCCTGTCCGCCAAGCGAACCCGCGACGCCTACCTCGGCTACGCCACGCAGCAGTTCAAGCGGCTTGAAGCCCGCGGCGACGGCTCGTTCAGCGCCGACACCCGCAAGCGCACCGCGAAGCACGCCAGGCACCTGCTGAGACTCTGTAGCCAAGGGCTCGAGCTGTTCAGCACCGGTCAGCTTCGGATCCGTCTCGACGATCCGCAGCGGTACCTGGACTTCGGTGAACGAGTGGCCGACGGCGACATCGACCACGCCCGGCGGGTGATGGCTGGCTACGAGGCGGCATTCGACGAGAAGCCGAGTGTGCTGCCGGACGAGCCGAACAGGGCTGTCGTGGAAGCGTGGCTGCGCCGGGTCCGCGCCGCCTTCTACGAGGTGCAGCGGTGA
- a CDS encoding GntR family transcriptional regulator: MIKAQGGEPTHRDIAADLREDIRRGRIQPGELLPSETRLHQQYGVSRLTARAAVNLLRAEGLAELRRGRGVVVREPAEVEYVTPAAGATVAARMPTPEEVEEFAIPPGTPVFAVTDGDDVTVYPADRWRLRLPS, from the coding sequence ATGATCAAAGCGCAGGGCGGTGAGCCAACCCACCGGGACATCGCCGCCGACCTGCGCGAAGACATCCGCAGGGGACGCATCCAGCCCGGCGAACTTCTGCCCTCTGAAACCAGGCTGCACCAGCAGTACGGTGTCTCCAGGCTGACCGCACGCGCCGCCGTGAACCTGCTACGTGCGGAAGGCCTCGCCGAACTGAGACGGGGGCGCGGAGTGGTCGTACGGGAACCAGCTGAGGTGGAATACGTGACCCCGGCGGCCGGCGCGACGGTGGCCGCCCGGATGCCGACTCCCGAGGAAGTAGAAGAGTTCGCCATCCCGCCCGGCACGCCGGTCTTCGCCGTCACCGACGGCGACGACGTGACCGTCTACCCCGCCGACCGGTGGCGGTTACGGCTGCCCAGCTAG
- a CDS encoding tyrosine-type recombinase/integrase produces MAVLEPRGKSVRVNWRLGGGRDGARQSCTFSGPPKARDKFAAAAKQLVESRQHNITRDEVYQAVLGKDVTEDAVVPTFRAWTEMWLTQRAKNGEIQPDTVKKYRWELKARAMPKLGHLRLTDITEDTITDWVHWLNNRRSTRGNRNGHTDEPLSANTIRKAYRIVHACLGAANRTWVPVNPAAKPAGAKVTHHGLPSPAKFDGMFLEPFEIEAILANCDPRITDMLKVFLGTGLRLGELLVLQKQHITTNRSQTVVQVRRTLKDSGEIGKPKSDAGIRAVPVDKDTAAILHTHIAGKRMADLVFPSPSGGVWPPSTFRRYWWQAVAGAQRCPEHPPPLPARRGPGRIPSWGVKDVSDCACSGRLQRHPRIHDLRHTHGSALLQSGWNSKKVQVRLGHSQHSTTMNIYAHLWDLGEVEELEAASALLFPARPALTLVA; encoded by the coding sequence ATGGCGGTCTTGGAACCACGCGGGAAGTCGGTCCGCGTCAACTGGCGACTCGGTGGCGGCCGAGACGGCGCCCGGCAGTCCTGCACCTTCTCCGGGCCCCCGAAGGCCCGCGACAAGTTCGCCGCAGCCGCCAAACAGCTCGTCGAGTCCCGCCAGCACAACATCACCCGCGACGAGGTCTACCAAGCAGTCCTCGGCAAAGACGTCACCGAAGACGCCGTCGTGCCCACCTTCCGCGCCTGGACCGAAATGTGGCTCACCCAGCGGGCCAAGAACGGCGAAATCCAGCCCGACACCGTCAAGAAATACCGGTGGGAGTTGAAAGCCCGCGCCATGCCCAAACTCGGGCACCTGCGGCTGACCGACATCACCGAAGACACGATCACCGACTGGGTGCACTGGCTGAACAACCGGCGGTCCACGCGCGGAAACCGTAACGGGCACACCGACGAGCCGCTGTCAGCGAACACCATTCGCAAGGCGTACCGGATCGTGCACGCCTGCCTCGGCGCCGCAAACCGCACATGGGTGCCCGTGAATCCGGCGGCGAAACCAGCCGGGGCGAAAGTGACCCATCACGGTCTGCCGAGCCCAGCGAAATTCGACGGCATGTTCCTCGAACCGTTCGAGATCGAGGCGATCCTCGCCAACTGCGATCCGCGGATCACCGACATGCTGAAAGTGTTCCTCGGCACCGGTCTGCGGCTCGGTGAGCTACTCGTGCTGCAGAAGCAGCACATCACCACGAACCGCAGCCAGACGGTGGTGCAGGTACGGCGCACGTTGAAGGACAGCGGCGAGATCGGGAAACCGAAATCGGACGCCGGGATCCGGGCCGTTCCGGTGGACAAGGACACCGCGGCGATCCTGCACACGCATATCGCCGGGAAGCGGATGGCCGATCTGGTGTTCCCGTCGCCGTCCGGTGGGGTGTGGCCGCCGTCGACGTTCCGCCGCTACTGGTGGCAGGCGGTGGCGGGGGCACAGCGCTGCCCGGAACACCCGCCGCCGCTACCGGCCCGCCGGGGTCCGGGCCGCATCCCGTCGTGGGGCGTCAAGGACGTGTCCGACTGTGCCTGCTCTGGCCGGCTGCAACGTCACCCGCGGATCCACGATCTGCGGCACACGCACGGGTCGGCGCTGCTGCAGTCCGGTTGGAATTCGAAGAAGGTTCAGGTGCGGCTGGGGCATTCGCAGCACTCCACCACGATGAACATCTACGCGCACCTGTGGGACCTCGGTGAGGTGGAGGAGTTGGAGGCGGCGTCGGCGTTGCTGTTCCCGGCCCGGCCGGCGTTGACGCTGGTTGCCTAG